The window TCCCGTAATCTTCACTCTTTGGCCTCTTCCGTCCACCGTTTTGTGCGATGATACGCTCACAAACGAAGAAAGATTGATCGTTCCAGACACATCGAACACAATCCATAGCGGTTCTGGTCTCTTGCAAGCCTCTCGTAACGATCCTGGACCCTCGTctgcaaacacacacacacacatacatgattcgttttatatatgaatatttaatatTAGGTGTCCAATAATATTGTGGATCTCAGAACCAAACAGATATATGTAATGTAGATATCTTTGGTTTGATGCGGTCTGAATCCAAAAGTAATTACTTCTCTACCTCACTTATGTGGTATTCACAACTTTATATAGCACCTAGATTATACCAACTTTAGGAAGCACCTAGATCATATGAatccaagaaacagaggaatccTAGACTATATAAATGAGATCatgaggggggggggggggggcaacTGAATATACCAGCTAAAGAAGTGACGCGGCAAATCGGACCATTTAGACCACCAACGGCGGCGCAGCCGAAACCCTCGGCCTTTGCAGCGAGAGAGCGGAGGCTGGAGTCTACGTCACAATAAGGTCCCACCGTCATGTGGTGATCCGATGGTGGAGCTGGAGCGGGTGTATAAGGTGGTGGGAAAGGGGTGTTGGGGGTTTCGCCGGCGTGATGGGATCTGTGAAGGCCGTGTAAGTTTCccatatctctctctatttataatttaagtaatgaatttaatttgggacagtttcagttttgtatttttgggATATAATTGCTCCTCCTTTTGTTtcaactgaaactgaaactgaaactgaaacatTGATGATGGTGGTAGCTTAGCTTTGTTGGAGGAACTGTGGGAGAATAATCCTATTTTgtcctcttttttattttattttttctctctctcttttgagttttgagttgcCGACagtagcttttttcttttttaaaaataattgtaaggttggaaaattagatttttgatCAGACAACTTTAAATTTTAGTAGATATTTTcggaagatatatatatatatatatatatatttaaatctactgttttgatttattctaaaaaataaaaataaagaccaGTAAATATTACAAATTGTTATAGAAACGTTCAAAAATGatttagttataaattttagCTAATTTTCAAAcgttcaacaaaaacaaatgttcaaAATCAAACCTGTGAAGCCCAAACAGgccaacacatatatatatatatatatatttattgacaAACCAAGAAACGAAGCCCATTAACTGGTTAACTAAACCATCCCAATAAGTATTTCATCAAACCGTATTGTTGTTATATTGtgaattttaaaattggaaCGGCTCGCATGAAATTGTTGCTGATGTGGCAAATCcctaactgaagaagaagaaaagacaacCCAAATCAAAATTACACCCAAAAAAAGGTCATTAAGCTGCTTTTGCTTCTCCTACGATTATCAGATCGCAAACCCTTGCCTTGCCCTTGCACAGTGTGATCGTTAACGGTGGCCGACGTCTTCGACGGCCTTATTCATCTTTCTCCAGTCGGTCCATCATTCTACAATATCATGATCCCGctttgaaagaataaaaaagaagcCTTCTCTGtattttttatctctctctcacaatgGGATCCAGAATCGAAGAAGGTACACAACGATTTCTCCTTCtccttgatttttttagttttctgacTCTAATCGCAATATTAGGGTTAGGTCTTCAAACGTGATCTTTAGGCTGgtttttgtatttcttctaATGGATTTGTCATTTGCGTGTTGAACAAACAAACGATGTGATATCTGAATCTCGCAGAGAAGGAACTGGAACCGGATGTGGAGAAGATTTTGGCGACGGAACCGGCGAGTCCTGCTGGGAGCACTTTAGCGGACCTCTCGCCAACTCCAACCCCAAGGAAGACTCTGGTTCTGTCTAATTCGGGTAAGGCTTTGATGGTGTCTAACTCTAGCAAGTCCTTGGGACTTTCCAATTCCGGGAAACGGTTTGATCTATCGGGGAAGAAGAAGTACGTTAAACAGGTCACCGGCCGCCACAACGACACCGAGCTTCACCTAGCTGCTCAACGAGGAGATCTTGCTTCTGTTAAGCAGATTCTTAGTGACATTGATTCTCAGATTACTGGTACCATTACCGGAGCTGATTTCGATGAAGAGGTCTCTCAAATCATGACAGCAGTGGTAAACGAGGTGAATGAGTTGGGAGAGACGCCTCTTTTTACAGCTGCAGAGAAAGGAAACATAGATGTTGTCAACGAGTTGCTTCGTTATACAACTAAAGAATCTCTTATGCAGAAGAACCTCTCTGGATTCGACGCTTTACACATTGCTTGTAGTCAAGGCCATCAAGGTAAGTCTTGATGTAAATCAAAACCTTTTTGATGCTAAAAAGATTTTGCATCTTTCTTTCTAACCGCGCGGGGAGCTTCTTTTAATGCAGCTATTGTCAAGTTATTGCTTGAGCATGAACCTCAGTTGAGTAAAACAGTAGCTCAATCAAACGCAACCCCGCTTGTGTCAGCTGCAACACGAGGGCATTCTGAAGTTGTTAACGAATTGCTTGCTAAAGACTCAAGCTTGCTTGATATTTCTAGATCGAATGGGAAAAACGCGCTTCACCTTGCTGCGCGTCAAGGTCATGTAGATATTGTGAGAACGTTGCTCGATAGAGATCCGCAATTAGCAAGAAGAACAGACAAGAAAGGTCAGACGTCTTTGCATATGGCTGTGAAAGGAGTTAGCTCAGAAGTCGTGAGGTTGCTCCTTCGAGCTGATCCGGCTATCGTCATGCTTCCTGATAAATTCGGTAACACCGTGTTGCATATCGCTACGCGGAAGAAAAGAGCAGAGGTAAAtgattgattcttgattcttgattcttgattcttgattgttGAATCTTgaattctttgttttgattttgcagATTATTAATGAGCTGTTACAACTTCCGGATACAAACGTGAATGCGCTAACACGAGACCATAAAACCGCTTACGACATTGCTGAAGGACTCACTCATTCAGAGGAATCCGCAGAGATCAAAGACATATTATCGCGTTGTGGTGCCCTCAAAGCCAACGAATTAAACCAGCCAAGAGACGAGCTGCGGAAAACAGTGACCGAGATCAAGAAAGACGTCCACACGCAGCTCGAACAAACCcgaaaaaccaacaaaaacgtCGACGGGATTGCCAAGGAGCTAAGGAAACTTCACAGAGCAGGAATCAACAATGCGACAAACTCAGTGACCGTTGTGGCTGTTCTTTTCGCCACGGTTGCATTTGCCGCCATTTTCATGGTTCCGGGAGGCGACGACGACCATGGAGTGGCAGTGATGGTTCATGCAACATCCTTCAAGGTATTCTTTATATTCAACGCGATCGCGCTCTTTACTTCCTTAGCAGTAGTTGTCGTGCAAATCACGCTTGTAAGAGGAGAGACTAAGACGGAGAGACGTGTGGTGGAAGTAATTAATAAGCTGATGTGGCTCGCCTCTGTCTGCACCAGTGTGGCATTCATATCCTCATCGTACATTGTGGTTGGTCGGAGAAACAGATACGCGGCAGTTGTGGTAACGGTCATAGGAACTGTGACGATGACCGGCATTTTGAGTATAATGACATATTATGTTGTGAAATCGAAGAGGACGAGGAAAgtaaggaagaaggagaagaagaaatttgCTAGAACTGGCACGAGTTCGTGGCATCATGCGAATCCGTCGGAGACTGAATCCGAGGTTAATCCAATTTACGCTATCTGATCGATGATCAATGATATCATTATCCATGGaaattcatgttttctttttcttgatctATGAAAGTGtagtgtttatatatttttgccgTAAGGAAAGGTCGAACTATATATGTCTTAAACTTTCTACACAAGGAGATTTGAAAACAATGGTTTCTTTGAAAAATGATCTAACAACCAAACCATTAAAGTGCTAAGTTAACAAGTTATTGTTAGTTGCTAAATTGTATATGAACTCTTTAAGGAATCGccttttaagttaagttaactAGCTACTTGCTTTTCACATGCATTTGGAATTTGGATCCATTAGTCTACATATTTGAATCAATCAACCTAATTGAATCGAGAGTATTATTTACGTTAAAACATATGCTAGAGTATAAGCTACGATCATGTTTAAGAAGAATTGGGAAGTGCCTCGTTAACATTCTCAACTTAAtaaggtttctttttcttttgcatatttTGATCAAGATTTATATTGTAAACTTCTATAGTTAGGTTTTTCTTTGCATCTTTCTCCATTCAACAACGCTTTCAAGGTTATGTAGTAGACTATCTGATATTTtatatccaatatatatattattttaacttttatttttttctgtgtaTGTAAAAGAGaactataaagaaaataatgtcTTGTACATAAGTTTGTCACAGCTAATATAGCATTCTTTCCCTATTGTGTTAACTCCTACATAAGACATTACAAAGTAGAGACATCTTTCTTTTCTACAAGTTCCAGCTATTTCCTGTCTACAAGGTCATAGAAGAAGCATAGATTCCACAGCCACTATGTCCGACTCATCTGCACCTCGTTTTAGAGACCCGAAAAGTTTCTCCTGTTTGTAACATGATTTCCTTAATTAACCTCTTCTATTGGTAGTTTCCAGAAGTTCCATGGGTTATAATCTTCCTGTGAACGTGTAAGAAAACACTTCAAACCATTGATGAATCTACATTacattatatttcttaaaagaTTATATAACTCTAGTTACCTGCTCAACAAGTGAAGTTGGAGGAAACATGTCGTTGACAAGAGTATGAAGTGAAGTGTAAGACTTTTTGACATCTATGCGATGCCCTGTTGCCACTTCTCCCTATCCATTTTTAAACACAGAGTTATCACTCAGTAAACGCGACGAGACAACCATTCATGTCAGATTCTAAGGGATTGTGAGTACCTTTGGGTTGATTATGAATATCTTCCCCTTTGGGATTCCGAGTTTTCTGTAACTCAGCTCATCGGTATCTCTGTTTCCAAATCCCGCGTAAAACGGGTTGTAATCCGTAGGAAAGAGTTTCCTGATATCCTGTAGATTACAGTTGTAGAAGTTGTTCATATCTAAAAGTGTGCCGCTGGTTTTAACTGTGCTCTTTTATTCCTAGAATAATGGAGAATTATTTACCTCCAAACATGCGATCTTGAATTCATGAGGTGCTCTTCTTATCACTGTTATGTTAGAAGGAATATGAGATCTTTACTGTTGAATTTAAAATACGTAGAAGTGCTACCAATAAATCTAGAAGGCATAAAGATTAACCTTCACGGTACAATGCTGGAAAAAGCCCATCTGGTGAAATGACTACAGGACCGGTTGGCAGAGCTTTTCCGTCCTGCAAGCCAGTGAAAAAAGGATTTcataagaaacagagagattccATAATCATGGATTGTAGATATCCCCACACATCATTATTTCAGCTCCTAGAAGAACTAGGTGTGAATGAAGTGTCAATTCACAGGTAAAAAGATCTCAATTTTACCTGCTTCagattatttaagaaatttctCGTTAGATATGCCTGAACGATGGCACGGGCGCTCAAAAAAAGCAACTGATATCCATTCTCCTAAGAAAACGAAAGCAATGTGAAGCATATAGTGAGATTCATACTTCCAGGGTACAAAAATTTAAGATACAAACTGTTTAAACAACCACTTTAAACAAAGTGTATCTTATATATAAGGCAGTTGTTGATCTCATGTTTTTCCCATATCAAGTGCGAGAAGCGAGATTGACTTAAACCTTAAACATTTACCTTTATGGCAGAGAAAAGCTTGGCTACACCGGACTGTGTCCAGTCCTTTCCAATGAAGGGCATGAACTGACCTAACACATCAGATCTGCAAGACAAACAGATCATCACATTGGCATAAGTAAAGATACTATATATCTAATATGAAAACATATCAGTTGCAATAAGGATCCAAGCTGTACTTAGTTATAGTTCCATCAACATCTGAAATCACTATCTTGGTGTCCCATCTCCACCGATATATATGTGCATCAACCTAATAACAACCAAGGAGTATTGAAGAACTTAAGTTAGAAGAGATTTCCCCAATGTGCTTTCAAATTTTCAACTAATGTAACCATCAACAAACCTGTTGTgttcccagaactcttgttgAGAAACTAAAAGTTATTATATTCTGACCATCTTTCAGATTCAGAGATGCGATCTGTTCATTGGTAGGGACATTGGTTCTCACAAGTTGTCTACGCGGGGACTCATGGCGACTCTCTGTGGTTGATTGTGGTTCCGGTGAGTTCTGTAAGCCAGGTTCAGAATCAACAAACAGATCTTCTTCGCTCGAGGAGTTACTTCCAGTATGTTCAATTGTTTTAACCCTTCTAAAAGGAATCGGCCAGAGTCTCCATCTTCTTCCAGATGAAGAAGGAGTTACTGTAGTTTCATCATCCTTGGGTTTAGGCGATTCATTTTCCTCCACAGAGATCACATCATCTGGCTGGATATCTAAGTCTAGATCAAACACAGCTTTCCCAAGCACAATTCGAGCAGCTTTCGTCCATGGCATATACGTGTCTCTAATCCTAACAACCAGATTTTCACTTTCAAGAATTGATGTTGCCGAATTTATATATTCTTCCATGGAAATCCGATGTGCATCAAAGACCTCAGCAGCTGCGCTAAGTCCCATACCCTGACGAAGCTCATCCTTGCAAATTGATAGTTCATATCCTGTAAAGTTGAACCATTGTTAAAAACAACGCAGCTACTATTGCTACTTAGTCATAgttttaaaccaacaaaaactgAAGTTCCTTACTCTGATCTGTATCGGGTTTTCCTACATCCAAACTAGAAGTCGCACCCACAGAAACTACACTCTTCCCGTCCTCGTTATCCTCCTCTGTTGGTTTAGTTGGAGTCCGTTGCTCATCGTTTTCTCTCGTTGAATCTATAGAGACTCCCTCAGAAGCCTGATCTTCCGATTCTATACTCCCGCCTTCCTGGTTGTTAATCAAGATGGCAGTTTCTGCAGATGTTCTAGGCTGTTCTTCCTTACATTCTGAATCAGTATTAGAATCAATGGATATTCTGGATTCCTCGGTTGTTTTGACTTCTTCTGTTGTTATTTGGGTTgtagaagaagattcaaaactATCAACGAGAGTATCTCTTGTTTCAATAGTCACTTCATCTTCACTTCTATCATTTTCCGGGATGGTGTTAAGTGGAAACTCACCTTCTTTTAGATTCCGATCCTCAAAAGTAGGACTTGGTTCCCCTGACTTTGCATTCTCAGCAGTCTCAGTCAGCTCTGACTGCTCCACATAGCTCCCAAGAAGATTTCTTTGAACATCATGAGAATCTTTTTCGGCATTATCACGAGAACAGGAATCTGAATCACTACGGTCATCATTCGCGGTATCCACTTTTTCAGATACAATATTAATTGCATCAGATGACTCCACTTTGCCGATATATTCAGTATCCCACGAAGTCTCTGACGACGCAAACTCGGTATTACCTTCACAAAACTCAGTCCCATCACCAGGGGCCAAATGAAACTGAGGAGTATTTAACCGTAAATTCCCAGCCTCCTGCTCTGCGGCTGACACAGGGGCTGTAAGTATATGTCCATCAATACTGACCAAAACGACTTCAGAGTCAGAGCCTTGAGAATCCCCATAGCTGTCCACATTTAGATTGTCAAATCTAGCACTTCCATATTCCGAGGTTGGAGAAGGCGGATCATCCTGAAAATCATAGAACCTCCTATTACAATCAGACTCAGTCCTCTCAAGCCGGTTCAAAGGGTCGAAACCTTCTCGTAGTTCCCCAGAACCAGCGTCAGATAAACTGTGCTCAAGTCGAAAACCAACGCCGTTAGTTTCACTACTAGCATTGTTATTCTCAGACCCGGAAATCAAACTGTTGGTGTCATTAGCTGCAGCAGGATCAACTTCCCTGATGAAATAGGCTTCACCAGAATTATCAAGGTACATGTGGAAATCAGCTTCGGTTCCATTAACAGCAATCTTGACAAACTTCTCAGCGCCTTTGAGAACACCTTGGAACTTACCAAACCTAACATACCAAGGTGTGCTACGGAAAGAACCATCTTGTTGTTGAACAACAATGACATCAATAGCACCACCGAATGGATGAAACGGTGTAGCAACAGAGTAAACGCCTTGAGAAATCAAACTCCCAACTCTTCCAACCAAACTCATCTCTCATCAAAATtcaattgagaaaaaaaaatctttcaactTTGAGTGTTCTAAATCATATACAAAAACTCTCTTTTAAAGTTTCTAGACAGGGCAAATTCCAGCCTAAGCCTGCagatgatacaaaaaaaaacaacccgaCAAGCCAAAATTAGACAACACAATAAAGCTgtgatactaaaaaaaaaaaaaaaaccccacaagcaaaattaaatttttttctagaAATCATTCTTAATGTTCCGATTACAAGTTATTCCAGCGAGAATTTACCCGATTTCGAGCATGCAGCTTAAACTATTCCAATAAACATCAGTTTCTGAACTAGCCCCATAAGGccataaccaataaaaaaaatcaaacatttcccAAATCTCATAGTCgcgatgaagaaaaaaaaattacgaattGAACTTACAGATTGAAGGAAGTTATAGCGGAGAATCCAAGAAACGACGGACGAATCTCGTTTGCTCAGAAATCGAGATTCTTCTTCTATGACAAAtgaacccaatttttttttttattcctgtTCTATCAATTTCATTAATATACCTTCTTGGGGATAAAAATCTTGGGTTCCTCAATAAAAGATTctcggaattttttttttaagaatcaaagtcaagaaaaaaaagaaaggatttgTCTTTTTGCTTCGTCGTCGATTGTATTTTACCGGTGGGAGAAATTTATactacaagaaagaagaaaagaaaaaaaaaaaattaaatccgCCATTACTTAAAAGACACTGTAATTGCTTTGCTTTATATAGAGAGACTTTATATTATAGATGATGAGTACTCTCCTATGAAAGCCCGGGACTAGTACTAGGAGGGAGGGAGAATTCCGAGAAGGGTCTAGGGCTTTTGTCGTAATTACTCGATATCTTAGAGGGTAAGTTTGGTATTTTGACTATTAAACCTCCCTTTGGACAATCATcaatgggagaactttttttgtgttcttagattaaatatatagtgaaaataatgttagatcagttgttaagatcataggtaaaaaaaatgggagaactaattatggtgttcttagaataaagatatagtgaaataatattcataaacattttacaaattataaaaacttataaaataacatttaaattgcttacttatataaaagcaattgtatacttataaattaatataatattcttaaacatattacaattataaaaacttataaattaacatttaaattgctttcttaaataaatgaaaatttttttttttccaaaaaatctcgtcCAATCACATGAAGACACGTCAAATAAGAACTGGGCTTAGATCAGTTTtacatcaaaaactaaaaaaagtgttctaagctactattcattatttttataatttttttgggctaagAACACCCTTGATGTTATCCCATTAATGATGGTCTAACTGTTCAACTCGATTCCAATAGGGTTCCAATATGAACATGATACAATGTTACTACagtatattaaataaaaacttcccgaaataattgaaaagaaaTGGATTCGTGTGGATTGGAATATTACAATGAATCATATCAAGTGATCCACTCATCCACACAATAGCATAATTGTGGTATATTCTTTGTCTATATACGCTTAAGTgttttagacatatatatatatttttaaatcacgAACCAAACCTCCTCTCGAAAGCCAAATATTGattaattattatacatttttcGTTAGTGTTGAATTTGTTTCGTCctctgtggttttttttttttttttttttaaagaaagaattgttaatttaatttagatCACGTTTTATCAGTCACtcttaataaatgtaataaacagttagtataaaattttaaaaaaaaaaaacacaaaatgtaaTAGAGAGAGTTTTAGATGTGTCTAATAAGTCTAATTAATACAATAAGCATCTCGTCACCAATCACAAGTGTCCTAGGGTGACAAGGTTCTCACctaactcgttttttttttccaagtcaATCCATTTTCCATTAATAGTTTACCGATTCATGGCGTTGTGTCTCTCCTATAAATTTATTACGCATACCGCGGCATACGTATCTATTTTAAATTGCTACAGATGTGTGGATGAAGACAGGTGTAAGTGCAACGCACGTGTTACACATTCTCTTACCAAAGTACTGTACCAACCCCCTTCTCATTAAAAGTTTTGACAATCTTACTATTAGCTCTATCAATTAAGCCCAATGGGCTTTGCCTAAAGTCGGGTCAATTCAACCGTTACGGGCGACCCGACCTTTTCTGTTCGGTATCGGTTTGTTTCCGCAGCTTGAAATCGGGTCAAACGCCATTCTCGTTTCTCCCCAAGCTTTGCAAAaacgaaaaccaaaaaataataataacacgagaagcatcatcatcatctctgtaCTATACTGTTACGGCACGATATGACGAGATTacccttcttcttcgtcgtcctcctcctcctcctcatcgccgcAACCCGCACGACGGCGGAGATCAAGTCTCTCACAATCTCCGACGACTCTAGGCCGATGATTCTCTTCGAAAAATTCGGATTCACTCAGTCCGGCCATGTTAGCGTCTCTGTTTCCTCCGTATCAGTAGTATCTTCTTCGTCTGTTCCGATCCCGGATCCTTCGAGGCTAGGTTTCTTCCTCATGTCAGAGGAATCGCTTCTCCAAGTAGTCTTAGAGATCcagcaaaaccctaacttctgTGTACTCGATTCCAATTACGTCCTCCATCTCTTCACATTCCACGATCTCTCTCCTCCGCCTGGTTCCAAATACGAGCACTTGTACCCGGTGGTTTCTCCCAACGAGtactctctcttcttcgttAATTGCGTACCGGAAACCAAAGTTTCGATGAAGGTCCGAACGGAGATGTACAATTTAGATCCGAGCGGGTCTAAGGATTACCTCCCTGCCGGGTCAACCCGATTACCTGGAttgtatttcttcttctccctcggCTACTTAGCTTTCCTTGGTCTCTGGGGTTATGCTTGTTTTGTCAATAAAAGAGTTGTTCATAGGATCCATGTTCTCATGGCGGCCTTGCTTCTGATGAAAGCTCTGAATCTGATCTGTGCCGCTGAGGATAAGCACTACGTTAAAGTCACCGGTACTCCTCACGGCTGGGATGTCTTATTCTACATTTTCCAGTTTATTCgtgttgttcttctcttcaCTGTGATTGTGTTGATCGGTACTGGTTGGTCCTTCTTGAAGCCGTTtttacaagagaaagagaagaacgtGTTGATGGTTGTTGTTCCACTTCAGGTTTTGGCCAACATTGCTTCCATTGTGATTGGTGAGACTGGACCTTTCAT is drawn from Camelina sativa cultivar DH55 chromosome 1, Cs, whole genome shotgun sequence and contains these coding sequences:
- the LOC104753416 gene encoding ankyrin repeat-containing protein ITN1-like, whose protein sequence is MGSRIEEEKELEPDVEKILATEPASPAGSTLADLSPTPTPRKTLVLSNSGKALMVSNSSKSLGLSNSGKRFDLSGKKKYVKQVTGRHNDTELHLAAQRGDLASVKQILSDIDSQITGTITGADFDEEVSQIMTAVVNEVNELGETPLFTAAEKGNIDVVNELLRYTTKESLMQKNLSGFDALHIACSQGHQAIVKLLLEHEPQLSKTVAQSNATPLVSAATRGHSEVVNELLAKDSSLLDISRSNGKNALHLAARQGHVDIVRTLLDRDPQLARRTDKKGQTSLHMAVKGVSSEVVRLLLRADPAIVMLPDKFGNTVLHIATRKKRAEIINELLQLPDTNVNALTRDHKTAYDIAEGLTHSEESAEIKDILSRCGALKANELNQPRDELRKTVTEIKKDVHTQLEQTRKTNKNVDGIAKELRKLHRAGINNATNSVTVVAVLFATVAFAAIFMVPGGDDDHGVAVMVHATSFKVFFIFNAIALFTSLAVVVVQITLVRGETKTERRVVEVINKLMWLASVCTSVAFISSSYIVVGRRNRYAAVVVTVIGTVTMTGILSIMTYYVVKSKRTRKVRKKEKKKFARTGTSSWHHANPSETESEVNPIYAI
- the LOC104753489 gene encoding phosphatidate phosphatase PAH1; translated protein: MSLVGRVGSLISQGVYSVATPFHPFGGAIDVIVVQQQDGSFRSTPWYVRFGKFQGVLKGAEKFVKIAVNGTEADFHMYLDNSGEAYFIREVDPAAANDTNSLISGSENNNASSETNGVGFRLEHSLSDAGSGELREGFDPLNRLERTESDCNRRFYDFQDDPPSPTSEYGSARFDNLNVDSYGDSQGSDSEVVLVSIDGHILTAPVSAAEQEAGNLRLNTPQFHLAPGDGTEFCEGNTEFASSETSWDTEYIGKVESSDAINIVSEKVDTANDDRSDSDSCSRDNAEKDSHDVQRNLLGSYVEQSELTETAENAKSGEPSPTFEDRNLKEGEFPLNTIPENDRSEDEVTIETRDTLVDSFESSSTTQITTEEVKTTEESRISIDSNTDSECKEEQPRTSAETAILINNQEGGSIESEDQASEGVSIDSTRENDEQRTPTKPTEEDNEDGKSVVSVGATSSLDVGKPDTDQRYELSICKDELRQGMGLSAAAEVFDAHRISMEEYINSATSILESENLVVRIRDTYMPWTKAARIVLGKAVFDLDLDIQPDDVISVEENESPKPKDDETTVTPSSSGRRWRLWPIPFRRVKTIEHTGSNSSSEEDLFVDSEPGLQNSPEPQSTTESRHESPRRQLVRTNVPTNEQIASLNLKDGQNIITFSFSTRVLGTQQVDAHIYRWRWDTKIVISDVDGTITKSDVLGQFMPFIGKDWTQSGVAKLFSAIKENGYQLLFLSARAIVQAYLTRNFLNNLKQDGKALPTGPVVISPDGLFPALYREVIRRAPHEFKIACLEDIRKLFPTDYNPFYAGFGNRDTDELSYRKLGIPKGKIFIINPKGEVATGHRIDVKKSYTSLHTLVNDMFPPTSLVEQEDYNPWNFWKLPIEEVN
- the LOC104753561 gene encoding protein GPR107-like; the protein is MTRLPFFFVVLLLLLIAATRTTAEIKSLTISDDSRPMILFEKFGFTQSGHVSVSVSSVSVVSSSSVPIPDPSRLGFFLMSEESLLQVVLEIQQNPNFCVLDSNYVLHLFTFHDLSPPPGSKYEHLYPVVSPNEYSLFFVNCVPETKVSMKVRTEMYNLDPSGSKDYLPAGSTRLPGLYFFFSLGYLAFLGLWGYACFVNKRVVHRIHVLMAALLLMKALNLICAAEDKHYVKVTGTPHGWDVLFYIFQFIRVVLLFTVIVLIGTGWSFLKPFLQEKEKNVLMVVVPLQVLANIASIVIGETGPFIKDWVTWNQIFLLVDIVCCCAILFPIVWSIRSLRETSKTDGKAARNLAKLTLFRQFYIVVIGYLYFTRIVVFALKTIAAYKYQWVSNAAEEIASLAFYMLMFYMFRPVEKNEYFVLDDEEEEAAELALKEDDFEL